One genomic segment of Stigmatella erecta includes these proteins:
- a CDS encoding DUF4388 domain-containing protein → MAIQGDLFSYPLPELLQWLDGSRKTGTLQLSWEAGERKLFVLSGQVTAMSSAGLRERVARLSELARLCRGNRVLAAFDELQRNPDIEDAFLRHGVDVRMVREMGREELVSSVMDLTMAGRGTFHWTEDGDRTGEDWLPSDMSLRELLFESLRWVDEHADVERALPIDAMSVRALAPPSASQPFLHRALLTLCAQPQNLGRLRLSMGVSRSALTRRVYDLLRLKLVEVEGAPHVEADPVAEMLEKGAVLVREGQFDAAGIICASLLSSDPADRRVREFARMVQREHVAALYGELSPVAVPVMVHDPGAMTLLKPEERQIAGLVNGHWDVATLVLAVPARELDTLRTLAKLTRMGLLQLTVPGR, encoded by the coding sequence ATGGCCATCCAAGGCGATCTCTTTAGCTACCCCCTTCCTGAACTCCTCCAATGGCTGGACGGCTCCCGCAAGACGGGAACGTTGCAGCTCTCGTGGGAGGCGGGCGAGCGCAAGCTCTTCGTCCTCTCCGGCCAGGTGACCGCCATGTCCAGTGCCGGCCTGCGCGAGCGCGTGGCGCGGCTCTCGGAGCTGGCCCGGCTGTGCCGGGGCAACCGGGTGCTCGCCGCCTTCGACGAACTGCAGCGCAACCCGGACATCGAGGACGCCTTCCTGCGGCACGGGGTGGACGTGCGGATGGTGCGGGAGATGGGCCGCGAGGAGCTGGTCAGCTCGGTGATGGACCTGACCATGGCGGGCCGGGGCACCTTCCACTGGACGGAGGACGGGGACCGGACGGGCGAGGACTGGCTGCCCTCGGACATGAGCCTCCGGGAGCTGCTCTTCGAGTCGCTGCGCTGGGTGGACGAGCACGCGGACGTGGAGCGGGCGCTGCCCATCGACGCGATGAGCGTGCGCGCCCTGGCGCCGCCCAGCGCCAGCCAGCCGTTCCTGCACCGGGCCCTGCTCACGCTGTGCGCCCAGCCGCAGAACCTGGGGCGGCTGCGGCTGTCCATGGGCGTGTCGCGCTCGGCGCTGACCCGGCGCGTGTACGACTTGCTGCGGCTGAAGCTGGTGGAGGTGGAGGGGGCGCCCCACGTGGAGGCCGACCCCGTGGCGGAGATGCTGGAGAAGGGCGCCGTGCTGGTGCGCGAGGGGCAGTTCGACGCGGCGGGCATCATCTGTGCCTCGCTGCTGTCGAGCGACCCGGCGGACCGGCGCGTGCGCGAGTTCGCGCGCATGGTGCAGCGCGAGCACGTGGCGGCGCTCTATGGCGAGCTGTCCCCGGTGGCCGTGCCCGTCATGGTGCATGACCCCGGGGCGATGACGCTGCTCAAGCCCGAGGAGCGGCAGATCGCCGGCCTCGTCAACGGGCACTGGGACGTCGCGACGCTGGTGCTGGCGGTGCCCGCGCGCGAGCTGGACACCCTGCGCACGCTGGCGAAGCTCACGCGCATGGGGCTGCTGCAGCTCACCGTGCCCGGGCGCTGA
- a CDS encoding metalloenzyme, whose translation MRVALLFIDGVGVGRKDPSVNPLARREHLLSRFGEGPGLPLPEGGHYHPVDTTFGVEGRPQSASNQTAILTGDPAPALIRRHVLGYPNPPLQALLAERSLVKRLVAAGRSATFANAYPVAYLDALKLPRNPSTAPAEFTFPPATLRRLKASASTLAFAAAKVPLRILDDARGGAGLSHDITGQRAQNRGFSVPQRTPEEAAHIFWRVAEGMDFTFFEHYLADEAGHAQDFGAALEALDTFDQFARAVIATRPEDARILICSDHGNVEDLSTRSHTLNPVPVLYFGPPAPELDALATVADVGRTVLRWLAVE comes from the coding sequence GTGCGCGTCGCGCTCCTCTTCATCGATGGTGTGGGGGTGGGCCGGAAGGACCCCTCCGTCAACCCGCTGGCCCGGAGGGAGCACCTGCTCTCCCGGTTCGGCGAGGGGCCTGGGCTCCCCCTCCCGGAGGGCGGACATTACCACCCCGTGGACACCACGTTCGGCGTGGAGGGCCGCCCCCAGTCGGCCTCCAACCAGACCGCCATCCTCACAGGGGACCCGGCCCCGGCCCTCATCCGCCGCCACGTGCTGGGCTACCCCAATCCCCCCCTCCAGGCGCTGCTGGCCGAGCGATCCCTCGTGAAGCGCCTGGTGGCCGCGGGGCGCTCGGCCACCTTCGCCAACGCCTACCCTGTCGCCTACCTGGACGCCCTGAAGCTGCCCCGCAACCCCTCCACCGCGCCCGCCGAGTTCACCTTTCCCCCCGCCACGCTGCGCCGCCTGAAGGCCTCCGCATCCACCCTGGCCTTCGCCGCCGCGAAGGTGCCCCTGCGCATCCTGGACGACGCCCGGGGGGGCGCGGGGCTCTCCCACGACATCACCGGCCAGCGGGCCCAGAACCGGGGCTTCTCCGTGCCCCAGCGCACGCCCGAGGAGGCCGCGCACATCTTCTGGCGGGTGGCCGAGGGCATGGACTTCACCTTCTTCGAGCACTACCTGGCGGACGAGGCCGGGCACGCCCAGGACTTCGGCGCGGCCCTGGAGGCGCTGGACACCTTCGACCAGTTCGCCCGGGCGGTGATCGCCACCCGCCCGGAGGATGCCCGGATCCTCATCTGTAGCGACCACGGCAACGTGGAGGACCTCTCCACGCGAAGCCACACCCTGAACCCCGTGCCCGTGCTCTACTTCGGCCCCCCGGCGCCCGAGCTGGACGCCCTGGCCACCGTGGCCGACGTGGGCCGCACGGTGTTGCGGTGGCTGGCCGTGGAATGA
- a CDS encoding peptidase MA family metallohydrolase gives MTEGRGHRWAGLAAGLCLLLGTGCLGSRSRLVAEKAPLETGLGVFQLQVPPKKPEAAAMLQRALQNATPPLMQWGRLTHPVTVRLQPDHGALERVTGRSGYTWLRAWARYELLDVQSPDTWEPLKASQRDLDELLLHELTHTVMFQLAASSSDWVQKKIPAWFREGMASYTAEQAYRWPTLEQLARTLEDHPDWEPLLQPEELFEQQMEVAYGASHHAFVFLVNRYGQDTVQRLLHAMRQGPGFQEAFATTVGLPAEAFVRDFTRYVRLRGFKGGRLLPSAQALQAP, from the coding sequence GTGACGGAAGGACGGGGCCACAGGTGGGCAGGACTCGCGGCGGGGCTCTGCCTGCTGCTGGGGACCGGATGCCTGGGGTCCCGCTCCCGGCTGGTGGCCGAGAAAGCCCCCCTGGAAACAGGGCTCGGCGTCTTCCAGCTCCAGGTTCCGCCCAAGAAGCCGGAGGCGGCGGCGATGCTCCAGAGGGCCCTCCAGAACGCCACCCCCCCGCTCATGCAGTGGGGGCGGCTCACCCACCCCGTGACCGTGCGCCTCCAGCCAGACCATGGCGCCCTGGAGCGTGTCACCGGCCGCTCGGGCTACACCTGGCTCCGGGCCTGGGCCCGCTACGAGCTGCTGGACGTCCAGTCCCCGGACACCTGGGAGCCGCTGAAGGCCTCGCAGCGCGACCTGGACGAGCTGCTCCTCCACGAGCTGACCCACACCGTGATGTTCCAGCTCGCGGCGTCCTCCAGCGACTGGGTCCAGAAGAAGATCCCCGCCTGGTTCCGGGAGGGCATGGCCTCGTACACGGCGGAACAGGCCTACCGCTGGCCCACGCTGGAGCAGCTGGCCCGGACCCTGGAGGACCACCCGGACTGGGAGCCCCTGCTCCAGCCGGAGGAGCTCTTCGAGCAGCAGATGGAGGTGGCCTATGGCGCCTCCCACCATGCCTTCGTCTTCCTCGTGAACCGCTACGGGCAAGACACGGTGCAGCGGCTGCTTCACGCGATGCGCCAGGGGCCCGGCTTCCAGGAGGCCTTCGCCACGACGGTAGGACTTCCCGCCGAGGCGTTCGTCCGGGACTTCACGCGATATGTGCGCCTGCGAGGCTTCAAGGGCGGCCGTCTCTTGCCCTCCGCGCAAGCCCTCCAGGCCCCCTGA
- a CDS encoding hemerythrin domain-containing protein has translation MDAIALLKADHKTVETLFRKFEKAGDNAKKLKRKLVDQIIRELAVHAVIEEQVFYPAVRAKAGKLEPQVLEALEEHHVAKWLLSELDSLPPEAERFDAKVSVLMESIRHHVKEEEEELFPQVRKAFSPRELRDMADALTLAKKAAPTRPHPRAPDTPPGNVVAGAVSTVLDMGRDAVRAMRRKATSSKKPTQKTSKKGGMKGVLPIPALNADSHAAV, from the coding sequence ATGGACGCCATCGCGCTCTTGAAAGCGGACCACAAGACGGTGGAGACGCTCTTCCGCAAGTTTGAAAAAGCAGGCGACAACGCCAAGAAGCTGAAGCGCAAGCTGGTCGATCAGATCATCCGCGAGCTGGCCGTTCACGCGGTCATCGAGGAGCAGGTCTTCTACCCCGCGGTCCGGGCCAAGGCCGGGAAGCTCGAGCCCCAGGTGCTCGAAGCGCTGGAGGAGCACCACGTGGCCAAGTGGCTCCTGTCGGAGCTGGACTCCCTGCCACCCGAGGCCGAGCGCTTCGACGCCAAGGTGAGCGTGCTGATGGAGAGCATCCGCCACCACGTCAAAGAGGAAGAGGAAGAGCTGTTTCCTCAGGTCCGCAAGGCCTTCAGCCCCCGCGAACTCCGGGACATGGCGGATGCATTGACGCTGGCGAAGAAGGCCGCGCCCACCCGTCCGCACCCCCGGGCTCCGGATACCCCGCCTGGCAACGTGGTGGCGGGGGCCGTGTCCACCGTGCTCGACATGGGCCGGGATGCCGTCCGGGCCATGCGCCGCAAGGCCACCTCCTCCAAGAAGCCCACCCAGAAGACCTCCAAGAAGGGCGGCATGAAGGGCGTTCTGCCCATTCCCGCCCTGAATGCGGACTCCCACGCCGCGGTGTAA
- a CDS encoding SDR family oxidoreductase, with protein MQTDGKTVLVTGASGFVAMQCIVQLLQKGYHVRGTVRSVQRSARVTEVVGKQVDTGGGRLTLVQADLSSDEGWAQAADGCSWVLHVASPVPTAPPKTADEVIVPARDGTLRVLRAAAQARVKRVVMTSSTSAILYGHRRDGSKTYDENDWSLLTGEVGPYEQSKTIAERAAWDFVKNLPENERFELVVINPGVVLGPVPDKGLSVSGEVVRKLLTREMPGCPNLGWALVDVRDVASAHIAAMTHPEAAGQRFIVASEHVSMLQIAQVLSRNFGPRGFKVPTRRLPDWVLKLVALFDKTAALAVNELGKRQDVSSERARKVLGWTPRSWETMVVDTAESMIQCGLVPVPGKRMPVVKHTAEST; from the coding sequence ATGCAGACTGACGGCAAAACCGTCCTCGTGACGGGGGCAAGTGGCTTCGTTGCCATGCAGTGCATCGTGCAGTTGCTTCAGAAAGGGTATCACGTCCGCGGCACCGTCCGCAGTGTCCAGCGGTCCGCGCGGGTGACCGAGGTGGTCGGAAAGCAGGTGGACACGGGTGGGGGACGCCTGACGCTCGTTCAAGCAGACCTCAGCAGCGACGAGGGCTGGGCGCAGGCGGCCGACGGTTGTTCTTGGGTCCTGCATGTGGCCTCGCCGGTGCCTACCGCACCGCCCAAGACCGCGGACGAGGTCATCGTGCCCGCGCGCGACGGCACCCTGCGGGTGCTGAGGGCGGCCGCCCAGGCACGCGTGAAGCGGGTGGTCATGACGTCCTCGACGTCCGCCATTCTCTACGGCCATCGGCGCGATGGGTCGAAGACGTACGATGAGAATGACTGGTCCCTCCTCACGGGCGAGGTGGGCCCCTACGAGCAAAGCAAGACGATTGCCGAGAGGGCGGCCTGGGACTTCGTGAAGAACTTGCCGGAGAATGAGCGCTTCGAGCTCGTTGTGATCAATCCCGGCGTCGTCCTCGGCCCCGTGCCGGACAAGGGCCTCAGCGTCTCGGGCGAAGTAGTGCGCAAGCTGCTCACGCGGGAGATGCCAGGCTGTCCGAACCTCGGTTGGGCCCTGGTCGACGTCCGCGACGTGGCCAGCGCGCACATCGCGGCCATGACGCACCCAGAGGCGGCTGGGCAGCGCTTCATCGTGGCCTCCGAGCACGTTTCGATGCTTCAGATTGCGCAAGTCCTGTCCCGGAACTTCGGCCCTCGGGGCTTCAAGGTGCCCACGCGCCGGCTGCCGGACTGGGTGCTCAAGCTCGTTGCCCTCTTTGATAAGACCGCCGCGCTGGCCGTGAACGAGCTCGGAAAGCGGCAGGACGTCTCGAGCGAGCGCGCCCGGAAGGTCCTGGGGTGGACGCCCCGGAGTTGGGAGACGATGGTGGTGGACACGGCGGAGAGCATGATCCAATGCGGTCTCGTGCCCGTACCCGGCAAAAGGATGCCGGTGGTGAAGCACACGGCCGAGTCCACCTGA
- a CDS encoding PQQ-binding-like beta-propeller repeat protein: MTHHRWNCLVAMMCLLGCQACSSDKQKCEAPAAAVQGRHGWPMAGFDQGASGHNPWEQRLSRETISRLEVEWVFDTARAGKPVRPIHATAVVDAEGSTYVGDFAGTFFAIDSTGGLRWSFEADPPTAELGALFPEELGPPTASPFIGAAALSDTRPYVVAGDANGRIYARDRKTGAEVWTRRGLNPNPLGGVSGNSISVIGDTVLVGMSSLENYAFVLNSGGLPVKCCSHQGALVALELATGQERWRYNVVEAAQTLPASAAPFVLGPAGGDIWSQPVYDPETGIVYVSTGQNLSPTAEGLSTPGSDAIIALDFQTGQPKWVRQFTQNDIWAVGVPNPNPDTGQLVDMDMGDAPKIYRLPGGQKVVGAGQKDGRYHVVDAQTGEVVRTTLQLPPRNDLGGFQTGGAVADGYVYQHGLGATDGFSTCNQGLCAYQGFEGRVLALSPDGSQVRWSVSIPGSPLVAGLAVANGLVYFQSPVEEAVPLTDARQWGLYAVDTDSGAVLKRLTFPGRAIGSPAVADGHLYVTAGNAALSAFGFEKEGSVMRLGVPDCANRTGN, from the coding sequence ATGACGCATCACCGATGGAACTGCCTCGTGGCCATGATGTGTCTCCTGGGCTGCCAGGCTTGCTCCAGTGACAAGCAGAAGTGCGAGGCTCCCGCCGCCGCCGTCCAGGGGCGGCACGGCTGGCCGATGGCGGGTTTCGATCAGGGGGCCAGCGGGCACAATCCGTGGGAGCAGCGCCTGAGCCGTGAGACCATCTCCCGGCTGGAGGTCGAGTGGGTGTTCGACACGGCCCGCGCTGGGAAGCCGGTGAGGCCCATTCACGCCACGGCCGTCGTCGACGCGGAGGGCTCCACGTATGTCGGTGACTTCGCGGGGACCTTCTTCGCCATCGACAGCACGGGAGGGCTGCGCTGGTCGTTCGAGGCCGACCCTCCGACAGCCGAACTCGGGGCGCTCTTTCCCGAGGAGCTCGGCCCACCCACCGCGTCGCCCTTCATTGGAGCCGCGGCGCTTTCGGACACACGGCCCTACGTGGTGGCCGGAGACGCCAACGGCCGCATCTATGCGCGGGACCGGAAGACGGGAGCGGAGGTGTGGACCCGGCGTGGGCTCAATCCGAATCCGCTGGGAGGTGTCTCGGGCAACTCCATCTCCGTGATTGGAGACACGGTGCTTGTCGGCATGTCCTCGCTGGAGAACTATGCGTTCGTCCTGAATTCGGGGGGGCTGCCCGTGAAGTGCTGCTCACACCAGGGGGCGCTCGTGGCGTTGGAGCTCGCCACGGGGCAGGAGCGCTGGCGCTACAATGTCGTTGAAGCGGCGCAGACGTTGCCCGCGTCTGCCGCCCCCTTCGTTCTGGGGCCTGCGGGAGGAGACATCTGGTCGCAGCCTGTCTACGACCCTGAAACCGGCATCGTTTACGTCAGCACCGGCCAGAACCTGTCGCCCACGGCCGAAGGGCTTTCCACGCCGGGCAGTGATGCCATCATCGCGCTCGATTTCCAGACAGGCCAGCCGAAGTGGGTGCGCCAGTTCACCCAGAACGACATCTGGGCCGTGGGCGTTCCCAACCCGAACCCCGACACCGGCCAGCTGGTGGACATGGACATGGGCGACGCGCCCAAGATCTACCGGCTGCCGGGCGGCCAAAAGGTCGTGGGTGCCGGGCAGAAGGACGGCCGTTACCACGTCGTCGACGCGCAGACGGGTGAGGTGGTCCGCACCACCTTGCAATTGCCTCCTCGCAACGATCTGGGCGGCTTCCAGACCGGCGGCGCGGTGGCGGACGGGTACGTTTACCAGCACGGCCTCGGCGCGACGGATGGGTTCTCGACGTGCAACCAAGGCCTGTGCGCCTACCAGGGATTCGAAGGGCGCGTGCTCGCGCTCTCTCCGGACGGATCGCAGGTGCGTTGGAGCGTCAGCATCCCGGGGTCGCCGCTCGTGGCCGGGCTCGCCGTGGCCAACGGGCTCGTCTATTTCCAGTCACCGGTCGAAGAGGCCGTGCCGCTCACGGACGCGCGTCAGTGGGGCCTGTACGCCGTCGACACGGACAGCGGGGCCGTGCTCAAGCGGCTCACCTTTCCCGGCCGTGCGATCGGCAGCCCGGCCGTGGCGGATGGCCACCTCTACGTGACGGCCGGAAACGCCGCGCTCTCCGCTTTCGGGTTCGAGAAAGAGGGGTCGGTCATGCGGCTGGGCGTGCCGGACTGCGCCAACCGCACGGGGAACTGA